From the genome of Desulfobaculum xiamenense, one region includes:
- a CDS encoding efflux RND transporter periplasmic adaptor subunit, which yields MNRLTTYALLCMALLSLVACGDNGNEQPTDTPETPQAVNVRVITVEPQPLLDILTLPGQTEPVADVRVAAERAGAVEWMGVERGDAVTKGQPLARIDATTLAAARDRARADLRLATAKAERRRELFESKVLAREELDNAQTELTLARATLREAEAEYAKGEVSAPISGVIDELHVDAGEYVNEGEPVADIVDVSVIRIIVDVPELDVRFLHSGDSARVRVDAWPDRTWDGRIDFIASKADADTRTFRVRVVVANADAAIRPGMMARVSMVRREIPDAITAPLSVLLDRNGERILYVEKDGVAHARIITPGVLDGGTVQILEGLDAGDRLIVSGQAMVEEGTRVNVQ from the coding sequence ATGAACAGACTGACGACATACGCGCTTCTCTGCATGGCGCTTCTCTCCCTCGTCGCATGCGGCGACAACGGCAACGAACAGCCCACCGACACGCCCGAGACCCCGCAGGCGGTCAACGTCCGAGTGATCACCGTGGAGCCGCAACCGCTCCTCGACATCCTGACCCTGCCCGGCCAGACGGAACCCGTGGCCGACGTACGCGTGGCCGCCGAGCGGGCGGGCGCGGTGGAATGGATGGGCGTGGAACGCGGCGACGCCGTGACCAAGGGCCAGCCGCTGGCCCGCATCGACGCGACAACACTTGCCGCCGCGCGTGACCGCGCCCGTGCGGACCTGCGCCTCGCCACCGCCAAGGCCGAACGGCGGCGGGAACTCTTCGAGAGCAAGGTCCTCGCCCGCGAGGAACTCGACAACGCCCAGACCGAACTGACCCTCGCCCGCGCCACCCTGCGCGAGGCCGAGGCCGAATACGCCAAGGGAGAAGTCTCCGCGCCCATTTCCGGCGTCATCGACGAGCTGCACGTGGATGCGGGCGAATACGTCAACGAGGGCGAACCCGTGGCCGACATCGTGGACGTCTCCGTCATCCGCATCATCGTGGACGTGCCGGAACTGGACGTGCGCTTCCTGCACAGCGGCGACAGCGCCCGCGTGCGCGTGGACGCATGGCCGGACCGCACGTGGGACGGCCGCATCGACTTCATCGCCAGCAAGGCCGACGCCGACACCCGCACCTTCCGCGTGCGCGTGGTGGTGGCCAATGCCGACGCCGCCATCCGCCCCGGCATGATGGCCCGCGTCTCCATGGTCCGCCGCGAGATTCCAGACGCCATCACCGCGCCGCTCTCCGTGCTTCTGGACCGCAACGGCGAGCGCATCCTCTACGTCGAGAAGGACGGCGTGGCGCACGCCCGCATCATCACCCCCGGCGTGCTCGACGGCGGAACGGTCCAGATTCTCGAAGGCCTTGACGCGGGCGACAGACTCATCGTCAGCGGTCAGGCCATGGTCGAAGAAGGAACGCGGGTGAACGTGCAATGA